A stretch of Desulfobacteraceae bacterium DNA encodes these proteins:
- the rsmG gene encoding 16S rRNA (guanine(527)-N(7))-methyltransferase RsmG, with protein MIRDAASRLGVDISPAATEMFAVHARELLRWNQKINLTAITDPAAVAVKHFVDAVAALRVLPPGGHLLDIGSGAGFPGIPLKIARPALVVTLVDAARRKVSFLNHLIRTLALEQTLARHVRVEALATDRHQAGCYDVVICRAFADLAGFVAVGLPLLAPGGRLVALKGPSAEAEVAALTAARGGQGPGAPPILPQLEVRIDTFALPPSGDRRAIVVLQAAEDPSRRNL; from the coding sequence ATGATCCGAGACGCTGCCAGCCGGCTGGGGGTCGACATCAGTCCCGCGGCCACGGAAATGTTCGCGGTTCACGCGCGCGAACTGCTGCGTTGGAATCAAAAGATCAACCTCACGGCCATCACCGACCCGGCGGCGGTGGCGGTCAAGCATTTTGTGGACGCGGTCGCCGCGCTGCGGGTCCTGCCGCCCGGCGGGCACCTGCTGGACATCGGCTCCGGGGCCGGCTTTCCGGGAATCCCGCTCAAAATCGCCAGACCGGCCTTGGTGGTGACCCTGGTCGACGCCGCCCGCCGCAAGGTCAGTTTTCTCAACCATCTCATCCGCACCCTCGCCCTGGAACAGACGCTGGCCCGCCATGTGCGGGTGGAGGCCCTGGCCACCGATCGCCACCAGGCCGGTTGCTATGACGTGGTGATCTGCCGCGCCTTTGCCGATCTGGCCGGATTTGTCGCCGTCGGCCTGCCCCTGCTGGCGCCCGGCGGGCGGTTGGTGGCCTTGAAAGGGCCAAGCGCCGAAGCCGAGGTGGCAGCCCTGACCGCTGCCCGCGGCGGCCAGGGGCCAGGGGCGCCGCCGATTTTGCCGCAGCTGGAGGTTCGGATCGACACCTTCGCCCTGCCCCCTTCGGGTGACCGCCGCGCCATCGTGGTCCTGCAAGCTGCCGAAGACCCCTCACGCCGGAATCTCTGA
- a CDS encoding GNAT family N-acetyltransferase produces MDLKACCPAKVVSAEEAISKINRGSRVFIGTGCGEPQHLIRTMVNDPHMQDIMVYQMLSSTLSRYVGEPDFHRRFSLKLFFISAQMRKAAFEGKIDYIPTYLSQIPTLFETHRIGLDVALIQVSPPDRFGYCSLGVSVDITRSGMDNARQVIAQVNSQMPRTWGDSFVRVDDIDYFVVQDEPLVEMVPGKKNEEVTRRIGHYVSQLVEDGATLQVGFGHLPNAILKYLDKRRDLGLHTQLITDGMMPLFEKGVITNKKKTLLPGRAVASLCMGSEALYRFVDNHPGFYFRSSDFVNNPTEIARNDNLISISSALEVDLTGQVCTDSMGYLFYSGIGDQVDFIRGSAMSKGGFSIIALPSTAQNGKVSRIVPHLSEGAGVATTRADVNFVVTEYGIAELKGKGIYQRVVELAQIAHPKFREELIEMAKKRHYIFADQLTPTTEDLIFIEGYKSAMRLKNGKTIDFRPLLPSDEFAFRNFFYSLQEKTIYYRFFYKMKLFSHEVVQKQWASVDYRKNMSLIGLVQKGGHQEIMAIGSYAMADEATAEVAFVVREDYQGQGVASYLLGELERIAKLNDYKKFSATVLRENKGMLHVFRKRYPNARMLSDGGSDVTILMDFHDAVEKPAPPEANGVQ; encoded by the coding sequence ATGGACTTGAAAGCCTGCTGCCCCGCCAAAGTGGTCAGCGCCGAGGAGGCAATTTCCAAGATAAACCGCGGCAGCCGCGTCTTCATCGGCACCGGCTGCGGCGAGCCGCAGCATCTGATCCGCACCATGGTCAACGATCCCCATATGCAGGATATCATGGTCTACCAGATGCTGTCATCCACCCTCTCGCGCTATGTGGGGGAGCCGGATTTCCACCGCCGCTTTTCGCTGAAGCTCTTTTTCATCAGCGCCCAGATGCGCAAAGCGGCCTTCGAGGGCAAGATCGACTATATTCCCACCTACCTCTCGCAGATCCCGACGCTCTTTGAAACCCACCGAATAGGGCTGGATGTTGCGCTGATCCAGGTGAGCCCGCCGGACCGTTTCGGCTACTGCAGTCTGGGAGTCTCGGTGGACATCACACGCTCGGGGATGGACAACGCCCGCCAGGTCATCGCCCAGGTCAACTCCCAGATGCCGCGGACCTGGGGCGACAGTTTCGTGCGCGTGGATGATATCGACTATTTTGTAGTTCAGGATGAGCCCCTGGTGGAGATGGTGCCGGGAAAAAAGAACGAGGAGGTCACCCGCCGCATCGGCCATTACGTTTCGCAGCTGGTGGAGGACGGTGCCACCCTGCAAGTGGGCTTCGGGCATCTGCCCAACGCCATTTTGAAATACCTCGACAAACGCCGCGACCTCGGCCTCCACACCCAGCTGATCACCGACGGCATGATGCCCCTGTTTGAAAAAGGGGTGATCACCAACAAGAAAAAAACCCTGCTCCCGGGCCGTGCGGTGGCCTCGCTGTGCATGGGCTCGGAAGCGCTCTACCGCTTTGTGGACAACCACCCGGGTTTTTATTTCCGTTCTTCGGACTTCGTCAACAACCCCACCGAGATTGCCCGCAACGACAATCTCATTTCCATCAGCAGCGCCCTCGAGGTCGACCTGACCGGACAGGTCTGCACCGACTCCATGGGGTATCTCTTCTACAGCGGGATCGGCGACCAGGTGGATTTCATCCGCGGCAGCGCCATGTCCAAGGGCGGGTTTTCGATCATCGCCCTGCCGTCCACGGCCCAGAACGGTAAGGTCTCCCGGATCGTACCGCATTTAAGCGAGGGCGCCGGTGTCGCCACCACCCGTGCGGATGTCAACTTCGTGGTGACCGAATACGGCATCGCCGAACTCAAGGGCAAAGGGATCTACCAACGGGTGGTGGAACTGGCCCAGATTGCCCACCCCAAATTCCGCGAAGAGCTGATCGAGATGGCCAAGAAACGCCACTACATCTTTGCCGACCAGCTCACCCCCACCACCGAGGATCTGATCTTCATCGAAGGCTACAAGAGCGCCATGCGGCTTAAAAACGGCAAGACCATTGATTTCCGGCCGCTGCTGCCCTCGGACGAATTCGCCTTCCGCAATTTTTTCTACTCGCTGCAGGAAAAGACGATTTATTACCGCTTTTTCTACAAGATGAAGCTCTTCTCCCACGAGGTGGTGCAAAAACAGTGGGCGAGTGTGGATTACCGCAAGAACATGTCGCTCATCGGTCTGGTCCAAAAGGGCGGGCACCAGGAAATCATGGCGATCGGCTCCTATGCCATGGCCGACGAGGCCACTGCCGAGGTTGCCTTCGTGGTGCGCGAGGATTACCAGGGGCAGGGGGTCGCATCCTACCTGCTGGGGGAACTGGAGCGGATCGCCAAGCTCAACGACTACAAAAAGTTTAGTGCCACCGTGCTGCGCGAAAACAAGGGCATGCTGCACGTCTTTAGAAAACGCTACCCCAACGCCCGGATGCTCTCCGACGGGGGGTCGGACGTCACCATTTTAATGGACTTCCACGACGCGGTCGAAAAGCCTGCGCCCCCGGAGGCCAACGGCGTGCAATGA
- a CDS encoding Smr/MutS family endonuclease, whose amino-acid sequence MAASSGREGDKPFQGLKALLAEKSVSLPAAPVTDPCPTPELRKALEAAEKCPLSDRELFLKAMAGVTPLASNLRRHPRPSTCPQPAGGEDLAAEADDLAALTELVRSGKGFVVSGTPEYMEGIGACAPPEITRRLHRGDFAIQHFIDLHGLTVAQAAEAFNTFMQAAVRSGMRGVLVVHGRGLSSPDRPVLKREVSRWLSSGPWRKWVIAFASARSCDGGAGATYVLLRRRPLAKRHRRKSRERPP is encoded by the coding sequence ATGGCAGCTTCCAGCGGCAGAGAGGGCGACAAGCCTTTCCAGGGGTTGAAGGCGTTGCTGGCGGAGAAATCGGTTTCGCTTCCGGCTGCGCCAGTAACAGACCCTTGCCCCACCCCTGAGCTGCGGAAAGCCCTTGAGGCCGCCGAAAAATGCCCGCTGAGCGATCGGGAGCTTTTCCTGAAGGCGATGGCGGGGGTCACCCCGCTCGCATCCAATCTGCGACGCCATCCGCGCCCGAGCACGTGCCCGCAGCCGGCGGGCGGGGAGGATTTGGCTGCAGAGGCCGACGACCTGGCGGCGCTCACGGAACTGGTGCGCAGCGGCAAAGGCTTTGTGGTTTCCGGAACACCGGAGTACATGGAAGGCATCGGGGCCTGCGCGCCCCCGGAAATCACCCGCCGGCTTCACCGGGGGGATTTCGCCATTCAGCACTTCATCGACCTGCATGGCCTGACGGTCGCCCAGGCGGCAGAGGCTTTTAACACCTTCATGCAGGCAGCGGTTCGCAGCGGAATGCGGGGGGTGCTGGTGGTTCATGGCCGGGGGCTCTCCTCGCCCGATCGGCCGGTCTTGAAGCGTGAGGTCAGCCGCTGGCTGAGCAGCGGCCCCTGGCGCAAATGGGTGATCGCCTTTGCCAGCGCCCGCTCCTGCGACGGCGGTGCGGGGGCCACTTATGTGCTCTTGCGCCGCAGGCCGCTGGCCAAGCGCCATCGCCGCAAGAGCAGGGAGCGGCCGCCGTGA
- a CDS encoding GAF domain-containing protein — MKIEKWVAELSLKNRTLYYRLNIIFGLFFIFPIFGFILFGWKYHLLTDRLVPLFFLGLMAFSFAGFTLLRRLFDQISQISDHLSAKITRNFPAAQFQQDADELHAIMRSFNAIEAQLRKASGQLDKRSADISILRELSELCHATFDPEEILYVTLERSLLLARADVGSILILDRPERQNFTVKASIGLEEFIKLEDKIDFETSVAKYAVINKAPLIVEDIEKDRRFGRLNRAHYGTKSFVCMPIKTSKDIVGVLTISRRAKDGQFTAEDVEALTPLLSNAAFTYENLWLLAKNERQGWLLDSVNSALKVINSSFRGSELLHAVLNEFHTVVAYDMAVVLLKDAKQPGIVRVFDCLAFGAAVTLIKNTPYAAEGSMVDRVIKHENIWRMEAADPVSSPVDVELFGAKSKGACLLTPLRLSGAVGGVLALWAEEPQVFEDAAPILDPMAKSVALAIEKTTLSEAVTRRDRELESIRQLGSSLASSTFDINQVLKYTMDMIAVIMDAEAGSMFLVQSDDSLSFAAAFNADVEALKNIRLKLGQGIAGYVAARGEAIMVNNAQASQHFFPEIDRLTGFSTRSALCVPMISQGKVLGVLEVLNKKSGDFDANDEDLLQSVASSVSIAIENARLYRETVSMAEHERGIRNMFQKFVPKEIVDQIIHGSETGKTEIEEFRTLTLLNIDLRGFSRLTRKIGPQKTVSLLNGFFSIMGAIVFKHNGIVDKYLGDGFLAIFGAPLASTMAADNAVAAALEMKDAVLRLNQHFVKELVAKVDIGVSLHTGEVVVGNIGFDMKMDYTVIGDPVNAVFRLQELTKAYPNGILISESTRRASRSQLEVRAIEVPDDTDPILKDLQLFELLGQKEAS, encoded by the coding sequence ATGAAGATCGAGAAATGGGTTGCCGAGCTGTCGCTGAAAAACAGGACCCTCTATTACCGCCTGAACATCATTTTTGGCCTCTTTTTCATCTTCCCGATTTTCGGCTTCATTCTCTTCGGCTGGAAATACCACCTGCTCACCGATCGGCTGGTGCCGCTCTTTTTTCTCGGATTGATGGCGTTTTCCTTCGCCGGCTTTACCCTCCTGAGAAGGCTCTTCGACCAGATCAGCCAGATTTCGGACCATCTCTCCGCTAAAATCACCCGGAATTTTCCCGCCGCCCAGTTCCAGCAGGACGCTGATGAGCTTCATGCCATCATGAGGTCCTTCAACGCCATCGAGGCGCAGCTGCGCAAAGCCTCCGGCCAGCTGGACAAGCGCTCCGCTGACATTTCGATCCTACGGGAATTGTCGGAACTCTGCCACGCGACCTTCGATCCCGAGGAAATCCTGTACGTGACCCTGGAGCGCTCGCTCCTGCTGGCCCGGGCGGATGTCGGATCGATCCTGATTCTGGACCGCCCCGAGCGCCAAAACTTCACGGTCAAAGCCTCCATCGGGTTGGAGGAATTCATCAAGCTTGAGGACAAGATCGATTTCGAAACCAGCGTCGCCAAGTATGCGGTGATCAACAAGGCGCCGCTGATCGTGGAGGACATCGAAAAGGATCGGCGTTTCGGTCGGTTGAACCGCGCCCACTACGGAACCAAATCGTTTGTCTGCATGCCCATCAAAACCAGCAAGGACATCGTCGGGGTGCTCACGATTTCGCGCCGGGCCAAAGACGGTCAATTCACGGCCGAGGATGTCGAGGCCCTGACCCCCCTGCTCAGCAATGCCGCCTTCACCTATGAAAACCTGTGGCTGCTGGCGAAAAACGAGCGTCAGGGGTGGCTCCTGGATTCGGTCAACTCGGCCCTCAAAGTGATCAACTCTAGTTTCAGGGGCTCGGAGCTGCTGCATGCGGTTTTAAACGAATTCCACACCGTGGTGGCCTACGACATGGCCGTGGTGCTCTTGAAGGATGCCAAGCAGCCCGGTATTGTGCGGGTTTTCGATTGCCTGGCCTTCGGTGCGGCCGTGACCCTGATCAAAAATACGCCCTATGCTGCCGAAGGGTCGATGGTGGACAGGGTCATCAAGCACGAGAACATCTGGCGCATGGAGGCCGCCGACCCCGTCTCCAGTCCGGTTGATGTGGAACTTTTCGGAGCCAAAAGCAAGGGCGCCTGCCTGCTGACACCCCTTCGGCTCAGCGGGGCGGTGGGCGGTGTCCTGGCTTTGTGGGCCGAAGAGCCGCAGGTTTTTGAAGACGCCGCCCCGATCCTCGATCCCATGGCCAAGTCAGTCGCGCTGGCCATCGAGAAAACCACCCTCTCGGAGGCCGTCACCCGGCGCGACCGGGAGTTGGAGTCCATTCGGCAGTTGGGCAGCTCGCTGGCATCCTCGACCTTCGACATCAACCAGGTGCTCAAGTACACCATGGATATGATCGCGGTCATCATGGATGCCGAGGCGGGTTCGATGTTTCTGGTCCAAAGCGACGACAGCCTTTCCTTTGCGGCGGCCTTCAACGCCGACGTCGAGGCCCTCAAAAACATCCGGCTCAAACTGGGGCAGGGGATCGCCGGCTACGTCGCCGCGCGCGGCGAGGCGATCATGGTCAACAATGCTCAGGCCTCCCAGCATTTTTTTCCCGAAATAGACCGTCTAACCGGTTTCAGCACCCGCTCGGCGCTCTGCGTGCCGATGATTTCCCAGGGCAAGGTCCTGGGTGTCCTGGAGGTCCTCAACAAGAAAAGCGGCGACTTCGATGCCAATGACGAAGATCTGCTGCAGTCGGTGGCCTCTTCGGTCAGCATCGCCATCGAAAACGCCCGGCTTTACCGCGAAACGGTCTCCATGGCGGAGCACGAGCGGGGCATTCGCAACATGTTTCAGAAGTTCGTGCCCAAGGAGATCGTGGACCAGATCATCCACGGATCGGAAACCGGCAAGACCGAAATCGAGGAGTTCCGCACCCTGACCCTGCTCAATATCGATCTGCGCGGATTTTCGCGGTTGACCCGCAAAATCGGCCCGCAGAAAACCGTTTCGCTGCTCAACGGTTTTTTTTCCATCATGGGTGCGATCGTTTTCAAACACAACGGGATCGTCGATAAATACCTCGGGGACGGGTTTCTGGCCATTTTTGGCGCACCCCTTGCCAGCACCATGGCTGCCGACAATGCCGTGGCGGCGGCGCTGGAGATGAAAGACGCGGTCCTGCGCCTCAACCAGCATTTCGTCAAGGAACTCGTGGCCAAGGTGGACATCGGGGTCAGTTTGCACACCGGCGAGGTGGTGGTGGGCAACATCGGATTTGACATGAAAATGGACTACACCGTCATCGGCGACCCGGTCAATGCGGTTTTCCGGCTGCAGGAACTGACCAAGGCCTATCCCAACGGCATTTTGATCAGCGAGAGCACCCGACGGGCCTCCCGCTCCCAGCTGGAGGTGCGCGCAATCGAGGTGCCCGATGATACTGATCCGATTCTGAAGGACCTGCAGTTGTTTGAGCTGCTGGGGCAGAAAGAGGCGTCTTGA